In Coriobacteriaceae bacterium, a single window of DNA contains:
- a CDS encoding ATP-binding cassette domain-containing protein, translated as MSASAIKLSKVSKRYGKRRVLHDVSFEVNQSELCALVGANGAGKSTLIKIVLGLCEPSSGSVELFGGKSKKELSLMRTRVGYVPDSSGAYQSLSAVENLRIRCAEWGLDETREVPRVLGLVGLDVDEKKSVSSFSLGMKRRLDIATALLGDTDVLIFDEPANGLDPLGIESIWALIGRLNREQGKTMLISSHDLDELASVATSCVFIHDGELLKKESMDVIRDEASSLKEYYRRLMNAVSL; from the coding sequence ATGAGCGCATCAGCGATAAAGCTATCAAAGGTGTCAAAGCGCTATGGAAAACGGCGTGTGTTGCATGACGTTTCCTTCGAGGTGAATCAGTCTGAACTTTGCGCCCTTGTTGGTGCAAACGGGGCGGGCAAAAGCACGCTTATTAAAATAGTGCTGGGCCTCTGTGAGCCATCGTCGGGGAGCGTGGAGCTCTTTGGAGGCAAGTCGAAAAAAGAGCTGAGCCTGATGCGGACGCGTGTCGGCTATGTGCCAGATTCCAGCGGAGCATACCAATCCCTCAGTGCGGTGGAGAATCTTCGGATCCGATGTGCGGAATGGGGGCTCGATGAGACACGTGAGGTTCCTCGCGTCTTGGGCCTAGTCGGGCTGGACGTCGATGAGAAAAAGAGCGTGAGCAGTTTTTCTCTGGGAATGAAACGGCGACTGGATATAGCTACGGCTTTGTTGGGCGACACCGACGTACTAATTTTCGATGAGCCGGCAAATGGGTTGGACCCGCTGGGCATCGAGAGTATATGGGCCCTTATCGGCCGATTGAATCGAGAACAGGGTAAGACCATGCTCATCTCTAGCCATGATTTGGATGAGTTGGCATCGGTTGCAACAAGTTGCGTGTTTATTCATGACGGTGAACTGCTGAAAAAGGAATCGATGGATGTCATAAGGGATGAGGCGTCGTCCCTAAAAGAATATTACAGGCGCTTGATGAACGCGGTCTCGCTATGA
- a CDS encoding amino acid ABC transporter permease, with product MSLSELWSLYGQNYIDALLATWGMTLESFAIAMVLAVAVTVMRVSPLKPLRVFGDLYVQVFRNIPGIALLIIVVYALPPLKVVLPYRTCVIVATVLLGSAFGSENFMSGINTVGVGQVEAARSLGMSFNRILAKIVIPQALRSSVLPMTNLFIAVMLTTALGSQVPLKPQELTGVVSYINTRSLGGVAAFFVSALGYLGTAFVVSHIGNYIDKKVRILR from the coding sequence ATGAGTCTCTCCGAGCTCTGGTCGCTCTATGGCCAGAACTATATCGACGCGCTGCTAGCAACCTGGGGCATGACGCTTGAGTCGTTTGCCATCGCCATGGTGCTGGCCGTCGCCGTCACCGTGATGCGCGTGTCGCCGCTCAAGCCGCTGCGCGTCTTTGGCGACCTGTATGTCCAGGTCTTCCGTAACATCCCCGGCATCGCGCTGCTCATTATCGTCGTCTATGCGCTGCCCCCGCTCAAGGTCGTCCTGCCCTACCGCACCTGCGTCATCGTCGCCACAGTGCTCTTGGGTTCTGCCTTTGGTTCCGAGAACTTTATGAGCGGCATCAACACCGTCGGTGTCGGCCAGGTAGAAGCTGCCCGCTCGCTCGGCATGAGCTTCAACCGCATCCTCGCCAAGATCGTGATTCCGCAGGCACTGCGTTCGAGCGTACTGCCCATGACCAACCTCTTTATCGCCGTCATGCTCACCACCGCGCTCGGCAGCCAGGTACCCCTTAAACCGCAAGAGCTCACCGGCGTGGTGAGCTACATCAACACGCGCTCGCTCGGCGGCGTCGCCGCGTTCTTTGTCTCGGCGCTCGGCTACCTGGGCACGGCCTTTGTGGTGAGTCACATTGGCAACTATATCGATAAGAAGGTGAGGATCCTCCGATGA
- a CDS encoding amino acid ABC transporter ATP-binding protein — protein MIELKHVDKHYGDLHVLNDINLSVDRGEVVVVIGPSGSGKSTMCRTINRLETIDSGEILIEGEPLPQEGKDLARMRAELGMVFQQFNLFAHMTVLQNVMLGPVDVLGVSKDEARERAMDLLSRVGVAEQADKVPAQLSGGQQQRVAIARSLAMQPKAMLFDEPTSALDPEMINEVLEVMVRLAQQGMTMIVITHEMNFARRVADRVVFMADGQIVETGTPDEFFDHPQTKRAQDFLNSIKGH, from the coding sequence CTGATTGAGCTCAAGCACGTCGATAAGCACTATGGCGATCTGCACGTCCTCAACGACATCAATCTCTCGGTCGACCGCGGCGAGGTCGTCGTTGTGATCGGCCCCTCGGGCTCGGGCAAGTCGACCATGTGCCGAACCATCAACCGTCTGGAAACCATCGACTCGGGCGAGATCCTCATCGAGGGCGAGCCTCTGCCGCAGGAAGGCAAGGATCTTGCCCGCATGCGCGCCGAGCTAGGCATGGTGTTTCAGCAGTTCAACCTGTTCGCACATATGACCGTGCTGCAGAACGTCATGCTGGGACCGGTCGACGTGCTGGGCGTGTCCAAGGACGAGGCCCGCGAGCGCGCCATGGACCTGCTGAGCCGCGTGGGCGTTGCCGAGCAGGCCGATAAGGTGCCCGCACAGCTCTCGGGCGGCCAGCAGCAGCGCGTAGCCATCGCCCGCTCGCTTGCCATGCAACCCAAGGCCATGCTTTTTGACGAGCCCACGAGTGCCCTTGACCCCGAGATGATCAACGAGGTGCTCGAGGTCATGGTCCGTCTGGCCCAGCAGGGCATGACGATGATCGTCATCACACACGAGATGAACTTCGCCCGCCGCGTGGCCGACCGCGTCGTGTTTATGGCCGACGGCCAGATCGTAGAAACTGGCACGCCCGACGAGTTCTTCGACCACCCCCAGACCAAGCGCGCCCAGGACTTCCTCAACTCCATCAAGGGCCACTAG
- a CDS encoding glutamate ABC transporter substrate-binding protein: MSKNLSQQVVLDRRGFVAATFATVAGLGLAGCSDTSAEADKGSAASSKNSEDTEVSATLDAKAFDNLVNDGPKADDDAIAASNWATAVKDAGVFKIGGVQTSTLFSLLNEKDGQTRGFDAGIAQLLSNYILGENKVEITQVTSDTRESVLQNGQVDAVFATYTITDERKKLVSFAGPYYYTQQAILVLADNDDIKSVDDLADKNVAVQSGSNGPAILEEFAPKASQQEFKTDEEARQALQQGRVDAYVIDNNMQQSALVREPGKYKIAGKPFGSKEPYGIGLPLDSDGVAFVNDFLKKIEDDGTWTELWQICIGDRTGDTNVPELPEIGA; the protein is encoded by the coding sequence ATGAGCAAGAACCTCTCCCAGCAGGTCGTTCTCGACCGCCGCGGCTTCGTTGCCGCCACCTTCGCAACCGTCGCCGGCCTTGGTCTTGCCGGCTGCTCCGACACCAGCGCCGAGGCCGACAAGGGCTCCGCCGCCTCCTCCAAGAACTCCGAGGATACCGAGGTTTCCGCCACGCTCGACGCCAAGGCATTCGACAATCTCGTCAACGATGGCCCCAAGGCCGATGACGACGCCATCGCCGCCAGCAACTGGGCCACGGCCGTCAAGGACGCCGGCGTCTTTAAGATCGGTGGCGTTCAGACCTCCACACTCTTCTCCCTCCTCAACGAGAAAGACGGTCAGACCCGCGGCTTCGACGCCGGCATCGCACAGCTCCTGTCCAACTACATCCTGGGCGAGAACAAGGTCGAAATCACCCAGGTGACCTCGGACACGCGTGAGTCCGTCCTGCAGAACGGCCAGGTTGATGCCGTCTTTGCCACCTACACCATCACTGACGAGCGTAAAAAGCTCGTCTCCTTCGCCGGCCCCTACTACTACACCCAGCAGGCCATCCTGGTGCTCGCCGACAACGACGACATCAAGAGCGTCGACGATCTGGCCGATAAGAACGTCGCCGTCCAGTCCGGCTCCAACGGCCCCGCCATCCTGGAGGAGTTCGCCCCCAAGGCCAGCCAGCAGGAGTTCAAGACCGACGAGGAAGCCCGCCAGGCACTTCAGCAGGGCCGCGTTGACGCCTACGTCATCGACAACAACATGCAGCAGAGCGCCCTAGTCCGCGAGCCCGGTAAGTATAAGATCGCCGGCAAGCCCTTCGGCAGCAAGGAGCCCTATGGCATCGGCCTGCCGCTCGATTCCGACGGCGTCGCCTTTGTCAACGACTTCCTTAAGAAGATTGAGGACGACGGCACCTGGACCGAGCTGTGGCAGATCTGCATCGGTGACCGCACGGGTGACACCAATGTTCCCGAGCTGCCCGAGATCGGCGCCTAG
- a CDS encoding ABC transporter ATP-binding protein/permease: MFNLCARTIIKNPKYITYLLMCLLSLMVGLAIPFLTGQLVNNFVGVARDGESAIAIGAEIAALGIVRAGLNCVSELVYVDLQTHVGFALNEEVISHVQRLPRAFFSNFDASYYNQQINHDANDLVIFVINASVQSVSNIVTLLVVFVVLATINGHLAMLCMALGIIGGAVYSLFKKCLFARSFEAQEQEARFFSDLEKQLSNAQFIRRHVLFEVFKQRLEHSFAELYRCVYQNQQINATFTFANTVVTSLAQGGILILGAKEVLDGNLLPGYLMTALSYYSYYSSAIEFFLALGKDYQTSKVSYERLRRLLDMPEDSNGAIILADVYEVSCSELAYSYPGSEKTAFRDIRASLEKGKVYGIVGPNGSGKSTLLDVISGCDPENCKGDIWINDKPLSSLDRYALRKRNIGITEQEPPLTEGSIRDNLTLCCRSTEERDLESLIERMGLKKMVDSSGGLDVELDDKQNNISGGEKQKIAIIRQLLKNPDVMMFDEPTSALDSQSKQAFIEILKERKGRHITVIATHDPVLISACDEVIEIA, translated from the coding sequence ATGTTTAATCTCTGCGCAAGAACAATAATCAAGAATCCAAAGTATATAACCTATCTTCTAATGTGCCTGCTCTCGCTTATGGTTGGTCTCGCAATTCCTTTTCTGACGGGACAACTGGTCAACAACTTTGTCGGTGTCGCGCGAGATGGGGAAAGCGCAATCGCCATCGGCGCTGAGATAGCAGCGCTGGGTATTGTGCGAGCCGGTTTGAATTGCGTCAGTGAGCTGGTCTATGTCGATCTGCAAACACATGTGGGATTTGCATTGAATGAAGAGGTGATAAGTCACGTTCAAAGGCTACCACGGGCCTTCTTTTCTAATTTTGATGCCTCATATTACAACCAACAGATTAATCATGACGCTAACGATTTGGTGATATTTGTTATAAACGCAAGTGTCCAAAGCGTGAGCAATATAGTGACGTTGCTTGTGGTGTTTGTTGTCCTGGCGACCATAAACGGTCACCTGGCAATGCTGTGTATGGCTCTTGGCATAATAGGTGGCGCGGTCTATTCGCTTTTCAAAAAGTGTTTGTTCGCAAGAAGTTTCGAGGCTCAAGAGCAGGAGGCTCGATTCTTTTCCGATCTGGAGAAGCAGCTTAGCAACGCACAATTTATCCGCAGACATGTTCTATTCGAGGTTTTCAAGCAAAGGCTTGAGCACTCTTTTGCAGAGCTATATCGTTGCGTTTATCAGAACCAGCAAATTAATGCGACCTTTACGTTTGCCAACACTGTCGTCACATCTTTGGCACAGGGTGGAATCTTGATCCTGGGCGCAAAGGAAGTTCTCGACGGCAATTTGCTGCCCGGCTATCTTATGACGGCGCTAAGCTATTACTCCTATTATTCTTCGGCTATTGAATTCTTCCTTGCGCTGGGCAAGGACTATCAAACGTCAAAAGTATCCTACGAGCGTTTGCGGCGCTTGCTGGACATGCCAGAGGACTCAAATGGGGCCATTATCCTCGCCGATGTTTACGAGGTGAGCTGTTCCGAGCTGGCGTATAGCTATCCTGGGTCTGAAAAAACCGCGTTCAGAGACATTCGAGCTTCTTTGGAAAAAGGAAAGGTATACGGAATCGTTGGGCCGAACGGTTCCGGTAAGAGCACGCTGTTGGATGTGATAAGCGGTTGCGATCCAGAAAACTGCAAGGGTGATATTTGGATTAACGACAAGCCCCTGAGCTCTCTGGACCGTTATGCGCTGCGGAAGCGCAATATCGGGATTACTGAGCAGGAGCCGCCCCTGACCGAGGGGTCGATACGGGACAATTTAACTCTTTGCTGCAGAAGCACTGAAGAGCGTGACCTTGAGAGCCTCATTGAGAGAATGGGGCTTAAAAAGATGGTCGATTCAAGTGGTGGACTTGATGTCGAGCTGGACGATAAGCAGAACAACATTTCAGGGGGGGAGAAACAAAAAATAGCGATAATTCGCCAGCTGCTGAAAAACCCGGACGTGATGATGTTTGATGAGCCGACATCTGCACTTGACAGTCAGAGCAAGCAGGCGTTTATCGAAATCCTTAAGGAAAGAAAGGGGCGACATATCACGGTCATCGCTACGCACGACCCTGTGCTTATTTCGGCATGCGATGAGGTGATTGAAATTGCCTGA
- a CDS encoding SPASM domain-containing protein: protein MRPSQYNLIENHGERTLLMNAKTGAILSLDKQHAESMCRMVSGTEWEPDELREALLQGGMLLEDDRDEKEEMKAIGRLLRFSNRSLGMTIAPTLECNFCCPYCYEKGQRKTTMTPEVEDRLVSFVKERSRGLSELEIGWYGGEPLLQVDKIQRLTERIKAILNPECSYSASIVTNGYLLTPEVAETLAACDVKMAQITLDGSRKDHDSRRFLRNGQPTYDAILDNVSKVTHLLDISIRCNVDAHNIAGAGDLLDALEEKGLKNKVGFYLAPVDNINDTCPSDSSCFSMEAFSREELDFYSHAVDRGFYVDLTVRFNPAICGAVCAGSFVVDPEGYLYKCWDEIGMRERCVGTLAEGPRMNAQLVQWLNYEPSDHECEECFAYPSCMGGCPNHALHGGSKQCVSQRYQVRQRMILTEKAQRLLSELDSAHV from the coding sequence ATGAGGCCGTCTCAATACAACTTGATTGAAAACCACGGCGAAAGAACGCTGTTGATGAATGCGAAGACCGGTGCGATCCTTTCGTTGGATAAACAACATGCAGAAAGTATGTGCCGCATGGTATCGGGAACCGAATGGGAGCCAGATGAATTGCGCGAAGCGTTGCTTCAAGGAGGAATGCTGTTAGAAGATGATCGTGACGAAAAAGAGGAAATGAAGGCGATAGGCCGTCTTCTTCGATTTTCCAATCGCTCTCTAGGCATGACGATAGCCCCGACATTGGAGTGCAACTTCTGTTGCCCATACTGTTATGAAAAAGGACAACGCAAAACGACAATGACTCCGGAGGTTGAAGACCGGCTTGTCTCATTCGTGAAGGAGCGTTCACGGGGGCTGAGCGAGCTTGAGATCGGTTGGTATGGTGGAGAGCCGTTGCTGCAAGTCGATAAAATTCAGCGGCTTACGGAGCGTATAAAGGCGATCCTTAATCCAGAGTGCTCCTATTCGGCATCCATCGTTACAAATGGATATCTTCTGACGCCAGAAGTGGCCGAGACTCTCGCGGCTTGTGACGTCAAGATGGCTCAAATAACCTTGGACGGGTCTCGAAAGGACCACGATTCTCGACGGTTCTTGCGGAACGGACAGCCGACGTACGATGCGATTCTAGACAACGTTTCTAAAGTCACGCATCTGTTGGATATTTCTATCAGGTGCAATGTCGATGCCCATAACATTGCCGGTGCTGGCGATTTGCTGGATGCACTCGAGGAAAAGGGCCTTAAAAACAAGGTTGGATTCTATCTGGCGCCTGTCGACAATATTAACGATACGTGCCCAAGTGACAGTAGTTGTTTTTCGATGGAGGCGTTTTCTCGGGAAGAGCTGGACTTTTATAGTCATGCAGTTGATAGGGGGTTCTACGTTGACCTGACGGTGCGCTTTAATCCGGCTATTTGTGGCGCCGTTTGTGCAGGGTCGTTTGTAGTGGATCCGGAGGGCTATCTTTATAAATGTTGGGACGAAATCGGGATGCGTGAACGCTGCGTCGGTACGCTTGCCGAAGGGCCGAGGATGAATGCTCAGCTGGTCCAATGGCTAAACTATGAGCCGAGCGATCATGAGTGTGAAGAGTGTTTTGCCTATCCCTCATGTATGGGAGGTTGCCCTAATCACGCTCTTCATGGAGGGTCAAAACAGTGCGTATCTCAAAGGTATCAGGTGCGCCAACGAATGATTTTGACCGAGAAGGCTCAGCGATTGCTTTCGGAACTGGATTCAGCTCATGTTTAA
- a CDS encoding gamma-glutamyl-gamma-aminobutyrate hydrolase family protein (Members of this family of hydrolases with an active site Cys residue belong to MEROPS family C26.): MIGTRTSSSYTPHVDVNPADRPLILVAPRWEEAKPYLSETLSPNEEIASVFVDAILAAGGLPLQMSITEDVDVIRHYVEIADGIAIPGGPDVNPKRWGDERPYDPTLCCEIRDRFEFKLVNEVLRAKKPLFTTCRGTQLLNVATGGTLCMDVPSLGAREGRTQWRHTHVLNDPVHPVEVVPGSLLERAVGGHGLIQTNSAHHCCVDRLGKSTRLVAKATDGVPECIEVEGQPFCLGVQWHPEYTWKTLETDFNLWKSFVEAATKVKQAR, encoded by the coding sequence ATGATCGGAACCCGCACCTCATCGTCCTACACTCCGCACGTCGACGTCAATCCCGCCGACCGCCCGCTCATCCTGGTAGCACCACGCTGGGAAGAAGCGAAACCCTATTTGAGCGAGACGCTCTCCCCCAACGAGGAGATTGCGAGCGTCTTTGTCGATGCCATCCTTGCCGCCGGCGGCCTGCCGCTGCAGATGTCCATTACCGAAGACGTCGATGTCATCCGTCATTACGTGGAAATCGCTGACGGTATCGCCATTCCCGGCGGCCCGGACGTCAACCCCAAACGCTGGGGCGACGAGCGTCCGTACGACCCCACGCTGTGCTGCGAAATTCGCGACCGCTTTGAGTTTAAGCTGGTTAACGAGGTGCTTCGCGCCAAGAAGCCGCTCTTTACCACCTGCCGCGGCACGCAGTTGCTCAATGTCGCCACTGGCGGCACCCTGTGCATGGACGTGCCGAGCCTGGGTGCGCGCGAGGGCCGAACGCAGTGGCGCCACACCCACGTGCTCAACGACCCTGTGCACCCTGTCGAGGTCGTGCCGGGCTCGCTGCTGGAGCGCGCGGTTGGCGGGCACGGGCTGATCCAGACCAACTCGGCACATCACTGCTGCGTCGATCGTCTGGGCAAAAGCACGCGCTTGGTCGCCAAGGCAACTGACGGCGTTCCCGAGTGCATCGAAGTCGAAGGCCAGCCTTTCTGCCTGGGCGTGCAATGGCACCCTGAGTACACGTGGAAGACGCTCGAGACCGACTTTAACCTGTGGAAGTCGTTTGTCGAGGCAGCGACCAAGGTTAAGCAGGCCCGCTAG
- a CDS encoding amino acid ABC transporter permease, translated as MSKHSSPALTMRDALYEAPGPKMRAKIRVGTAISLVAVAALVALVLQRFYVTGQLSVHYWYFFTHLTTWKFLLAGFEDTVKVALTAGAIALVLGLTLMLGRTSDIKPLQLVCRVLTDFFRGVPSLLFIYFFFLVLPQYKIALPSFWMLTLPVALAAAGVLAEIFRAGVNAVPRGQVEAAQALGLSKAKITFKIVLPQAIRFIIPSLISQLVVVVKDTTVAYVVSYPDLMQNARVLITNYDALVSVYLVIAVIYILINVAINKAAVYVSHKTGATIIR; from the coding sequence ATGAGCAAGCACTCCTCCCCCGCACTCACCATGCGCGACGCGCTCTACGAGGCTCCCGGCCCCAAGATGCGCGCCAAGATTCGCGTCGGCACCGCCATCTCGCTTGTCGCTGTGGCCGCACTTGTCGCCCTCGTGCTGCAGCGCTTTTATGTGACCGGTCAGCTTTCGGTCCACTATTGGTATTTCTTTACACACCTCACCACCTGGAAGTTCCTGCTTGCCGGCTTTGAGGACACCGTTAAAGTCGCACTCACCGCTGGCGCCATCGCGCTGGTGCTGGGTCTGACCCTCATGCTCGGCCGCACGAGCGACATTAAGCCGCTGCAGCTGGTCTGCCGCGTGCTCACCGATTTCTTCCGCGGTGTGCCGAGCCTGCTGTTCATCTACTTCTTCTTTTTGGTGCTGCCCCAGTACAAGATCGCGCTGCCGTCGTTTTGGATGCTCACGCTTCCCGTCGCGCTCGCTGCAGCCGGCGTACTTGCCGAGATCTTCCGTGCCGGCGTCAACGCCGTGCCGCGCGGCCAGGTCGAGGCCGCCCAGGCGCTCGGTCTCTCCAAGGCTAAAATCACCTTTAAAATCGTGCTGCCGCAGGCTATTCGATTTATTATTCCGTCGTTGATTTCGCAGCTTGTGGTCGTCGTCAAAGACACCACCGTCGCCTACGTGGTGAGCTACCCCGACCTTATGCAAAACGCCCGCGTGCTCATTACCAACTACGACGCCCTCGTGTCGGTCTACCTGGTCATCGCGGTCATCTACATCCTCATCAACGTCGCAATCAACAAGGCCGCTGTCTACGTTTCGCACAAGACCGGCGCGACCATCATTCGCTAA